In a genomic window of Acidilobus saccharovorans 345-15:
- a CDS encoding DUF763 domain-containing protein — MTGAADLPLHDGHVPPWMLKVMKSLTENIVKVIVDERGPDGLVRALADPFWFQAFNNVIGMDWDSSGSTTVVVTLLKEISWSNELGFLVLGGKGKRMLQVKEEAEKAERLLGVNSEEAFTFSKVAARAASTFLQDGYETYVHALVLTGKGPQLVIQQGMNLRTRMARRYHIDRASVEEPFSGVAGYRSNITLNATAKESRAARKAYLDIIAEGKERLLRLLAQSNAALGAPNLLRYIEGEVKAPEPKAYYKPVVPSRQLLRSLDIIYRNPPQNEEDLATVEGLGPTMVRALALIADIIYSVPTSERDPVTLSMDPFAYAYAIGGKDGVPYPFDRKVAEEAIEYLARAIEESALGNAQRLRAMARLRQYLARYGVVL, encoded by the coding sequence TTGACAGGCGCCGCCGACCTTCCATTACATGATGGGCACGTACCCCCTTGGATGCTAAAGGTTATGAAGTCCCTTACAGAGAACATAGTTAAGGTTATCGTTGATGAAAGAGGACCTGATGGTCTAGTGAGAGCCTTGGCTGACCCCTTCTGGTTTCAGGCATTTAACAACGTCATTGGAATGGACTGGGATAGCAGTGGGAGCACAACCGTGGTTGTAACGCTGCTTAAGGAGATCAGTTGGTCCAACGAGCTGGGTTTTCTAGTACTTGGCGGTAAGGGCAAGAGGATGCTGCAGGTGAAGGAAGAGGCTGAAAAGGCTGAGAGGTTGCTGGGAGTAAACTCTGAGGAGGCCTTTACGTTTAGTAAGGTAGCCGCCCGCGCAGCCTCGACGTTCTTGCAGGACGGCTATGAAACATACGTGCATGCGCTGGTGCTCACAGGCAAGGGGCCTCAGCTTGTAATTCAACAGGGTATGAACTTAAGGACACGGATGGCAAGGCGGTATCATATAGATAGGGCTTCTGTAGAGGAGCCTTTCTCTGGCGTCGCAGGATATCGCAGCAATATAACGCTCAACGCGACTGCAAAGGAGAGCAGAGCCGCTAGGAAAGCTTACCTTGATATAATTGCCGAGGGCAAAGAGAGACTTCTAAGGCTACTGGCCCAGAGCAACGCTGCTCTGGGAGCGCCTAACCTCCTAAGGTACATTGAGGGGGAAGTCAAGGCACCGGAACCAAAGGCCTATTATAAGCCAGTCGTGCCCTCAAGGCAGCTGCTTAGATCACTTGACATAATCTATAGGAACCCGCCTCAGAACGAGGAAGACTTAGCTACCGTGGAAGGCCTTGGGCCCACCATGGTGAGGGCCTTGGCCCTCATAGCTGATATAATATATTCTGTGCCAACCTCGGAGAGGGACCCAGTCACTTTGTCAATGGACCCCTTCGCTTACGCTTATGCAATTGGAGGCAAGGATGGGGTTCCATACCCATTTGACAGGAAAGTTGCCGAGGAAGCCATAGAGTACCTGGCAAGGGCCATAGAGGAGTCAGCGTTGGGGAACGCGCAAAGGCTAAGGGCCATGGCTAGGCTAAGGCAGTACCTGGCCAGATACGGTGTGGTACTATGA
- a CDS encoding metallophosphoesterase family protein, with translation MIIAHVSDIHCNHEIFKNFLSSEKFDLLVASGDFECVETAELLASCCPGKALAVTGNLDDPSIRRTLDRGGVLVDGRLVRVQGLNIAGVGGIDFRSDIMKLRRTVSEGEAIDVLVTHYPPKGVLDLAYIGAHIGLPEIGLLVKELKPKIHLFGHVHESPGAEFNDATLSVNPGPLSMGKYAIITLGEGPPRVELKAL, from the coding sequence ATGATAATTGCTCATGTCTCCGACATACATTGCAACCATGAGATCTTTAAGAATTTTTTGTCCTCTGAGAAGTTTGACCTCCTGGTGGCCTCTGGGGACTTCGAGTGCGTGGAGACCGCCGAGCTCCTGGCGTCCTGCTGTCCAGGGAAGGCGCTGGCTGTGACTGGTAACCTGGACGACCCCTCCATAAGGAGAACTTTGGACAGAGGGGGCGTTCTAGTGGACGGCAGGCTCGTTAGGGTGCAGGGCCTCAATATAGCGGGAGTAGGAGGCATAGACTTTAGGAGCGATATAATGAAGCTGAGGAGGACAGTAAGCGAGGGCGAGGCTATAGACGTGCTAGTAACTCATTACCCACCTAAGGGCGTACTGGACCTGGCATATATAGGGGCTCATATAGGACTGCCGGAGATAGGACTTCTGGTAAAGGAGCTGAAGCCGAAGATACACCTCTTCGGTCATGTGCATGAGTCCCCGGGAGCAGAGTTTAACGATGCAACGCTCTCAGTAAATCCAGGGCCTCTGAGCATGGGTAAATACGCAATCATCACTCTAGGTGAAGGACCACCACGGGTTGAGCTGAAGGCTCTTTAG
- a CDS encoding secondary thiamine-phosphate synthase enzyme YjbQ: MKFINETLDVRTRDRFDVIDVTDRVREFLYRNNVTNGLLMISVPHTTAAVTINEAETGLMDDILTAVKRLFEPGGPWKHNLIDNNAHAHIAASFIGNSRCLAVINGSPKLGRWQRVLLVEMDGPRTRHLELTFIGE; encoded by the coding sequence TTGAAATTCATTAACGAGACGCTGGATGTTAGAACCAGAGACAGGTTTGATGTAATAGACGTAACTGATAGGGTCAGGGAATTTCTTTATAGGAACAACGTAACAAACGGCCTTCTCATGATATCGGTGCCTCACACGACGGCAGCCGTCACTATAAATGAGGCCGAGACGGGACTCATGGATGATATACTTACCGCCGTAAAGAGGCTCTTTGAACCAGGAGGGCCATGGAAGCATAACCTAATAGATAACAACGCTCATGCGCACATAGCAGCCTCATTCATAGGCAACTCCAGGTGCCTCGCTGTAATAAATGGCAGCCCTAAGCTAGGTCGTTGGCAAAGGGTGCTCCTCGTCGAAATGGATGGCCCAAGGACGAGGCATCTAGAGCTGACGTTTATCGGGGAGTGA
- a CDS encoding dihydrofolate reductase family protein: MRPYTIIFSTMSVDGRIATEEGFSRLSCDEDFKIQHELRAWSDAVLVGANTAIKDNPSLTVRKAVGKNPLRVVVDASLKVPPTLDMFSIPGKGVIITTEDHNGEELAKYKERGIVIIRAGVGPEVDLRTAVRALFEMGVRRLMIEGGGTTSYRFLKEGLVDELWITLSPIVFGSGTSIINGERSLLQDLYLRELKVLCGGWVHLRYKVIKREKEV, encoded by the coding sequence GTGAGGCCCTATACCATAATATTTTCAACTATGAGCGTTGACGGGCGTATAGCCACAGAGGAAGGCTTTTCAAGGCTTAGTTGTGACGAAGATTTCAAAATTCAACATGAACTAAGGGCATGGTCAGACGCAGTTTTAGTGGGCGCCAATACGGCGATAAAGGACAATCCTTCCCTGACGGTCAGGAAGGCCGTTGGTAAAAACCCATTAAGGGTCGTGGTGGACGCATCACTTAAGGTGCCCCCCACTCTTGACATGTTTTCGATTCCTGGAAAAGGCGTTATAATAACCACGGAAGATCACAATGGTGAGGAGCTGGCTAAGTATAAGGAGAGAGGCATAGTAATAATAAGGGCTGGCGTAGGGCCTGAGGTTGATCTGAGAACCGCTGTGCGCGCCCTGTTTGAAATGGGCGTAAGAAGGTTAATGATAGAGGGCGGAGGAACTACTAGTTACAGGTTTCTGAAGGAGGGCCTTGTAGACGAGCTCTGGATCACGCTTTCACCTATAGTGTTCGGCTCTGGCACAAGTATAATTAATGGCGAGAGGAGCCTGCTTCAGGACCTCTACTTGAGGGAACTCAAGGTACTATGTGGTGGCTGGGTTCACTTAAGGTACAAGGTCATTAAAAGGGAGAAAGAGGTCTAG
- the tes gene encoding tetraether lipid synthase Tes yields the protein MAVTEVSRARVEGPPTLPAPGRLVKEGNEVFVEIADKRIPIGGPLPELREGEKHVNYTTSLCPVCMRLLPARVIERGGKIYIRKVCPEHGEFEELYYGDAKIYYKMMKYEESGKGAGHVKAYVALTSPCPYNCGLCSMHENHSALVNLVVTNRCNLSCYYCFFYAEKAGYVYEPSIELLRYQVRQIKKQGFTMAIQITGGEPTLREDLPEIIKMLREEGVRHIQLNTAGIKFAEMYFNDPEAAINYARTLREAGVNTVYMSFDGVTPKANPKNHWEVPFIFEVFRKSGMTSVVLVPTLIKNANFNEMGLILKFAGKHMDIVRAVNFQPVSLSGQLKRSERERMRVTIADAINGIEEQTDGQIPADTWYPIPVAAKFAKFVEASVGSEQFCMANHPMCGAANYVFVERGPDGVPTKFVPLGNFFDIEGFIEFLDEERFNIEDSKFKKLALLKGVIDLRKFTDKERMPKELSFSKLLTSVLIRRNYDALGELHYRMLFIGMMHFMDLYNYDVERVRRCNIHYTMPDGRVVPFCTFNVMESLYRDYIQAKYKKMDLQVNKMEGFNPGEKYNRSKYILRIKKDPLYYETYKGLIY from the coding sequence TTGGCTGTAACTGAAGTATCAAGAGCCCGCGTAGAGGGGCCGCCTACCCTGCCTGCCCCTGGCAGGCTTGTTAAGGAAGGTAATGAAGTATTTGTAGAAATAGCTGATAAGAGGATTCCGATAGGTGGGCCTCTCCCTGAGTTGAGGGAAGGTGAAAAGCATGTAAACTACACTACGAGCCTCTGCCCAGTCTGCATGAGGCTCCTGCCAGCAAGGGTCATAGAGAGGGGCGGCAAGATCTACATAAGGAAGGTCTGTCCAGAGCACGGCGAGTTTGAGGAGCTTTACTACGGAGATGCCAAGATCTACTACAAAATGATGAAGTACGAGGAGAGCGGCAAAGGAGCGGGCCATGTGAAGGCTTATGTTGCCCTTACGTCGCCATGCCCGTATAACTGTGGCCTGTGTTCAATGCACGAGAACCACTCAGCACTCGTAAACCTGGTAGTGACGAACAGGTGCAACCTGAGCTGCTACTACTGCTTTTTCTATGCAGAGAAGGCAGGTTATGTTTACGAGCCATCCATAGAGCTGCTGAGGTACCAGGTTAGGCAGATAAAGAAGCAGGGCTTCACCATGGCAATCCAGATAACTGGCGGCGAGCCAACCCTGAGGGAGGATTTACCAGAAATCATAAAGATGCTGAGGGAGGAGGGGGTAAGGCACATACAGCTTAACACAGCAGGAATTAAGTTCGCCGAGATGTACTTCAACGACCCAGAGGCGGCCATAAACTACGCGAGGACGCTCAGGGAGGCGGGCGTAAACACCGTCTACATGAGCTTTGACGGCGTAACCCCGAAGGCTAACCCCAAGAACCACTGGGAGGTGCCCTTCATATTTGAGGTCTTCAGGAAGTCAGGCATGACAAGCGTGGTCCTAGTCCCGACGCTTATCAAGAACGCCAACTTTAACGAGATGGGCCTCATACTTAAGTTTGCAGGCAAGCACATGGACATCGTAAGGGCCGTCAACTTCCAGCCCGTGAGCCTAAGCGGGCAGCTAAAGAGAAGCGAAAGGGAAAGGATGAGGGTAACCATAGCTGACGCCATAAATGGCATAGAGGAGCAGACCGACGGCCAGATACCCGCAGATACCTGGTACCCAATACCCGTGGCCGCCAAGTTTGCTAAGTTCGTAGAGGCATCAGTTGGCAGCGAGCAGTTCTGCATGGCCAATCACCCCATGTGCGGCGCCGCTAACTACGTCTTCGTTGAGAGAGGACCTGATGGCGTGCCAACCAAGTTCGTTCCGCTAGGGAACTTCTTCGACATAGAGGGCTTCATAGAGTTCCTTGATGAGGAGAGGTTTAACATAGAGGACTCGAAGTTCAAGAAGTTGGCGTTGCTTAAGGGAGTCATAGATCTCAGGAAGTTCACCGACAAGGAGAGGATGCCGAAGGAGCTCAGCTTCTCCAAGCTGCTTACTAGTGTCCTGATAAGGAGGAACTATGACGCCCTGGGAGAGCTGCACTACAGGATGCTGTTCATAGGCATGATGCACTTCATGGACCTCTACAACTACGATGTGGAGAGGGTCAGGAGGTGCAACATACACTACACCATGCCTGACGGCAGGGTGGTGCCCTTCTGCACTTTCAATGTGATGGAGAGCCTCTACAGGGACTATATACAGGCTAAGTACAAGAAGATGGACCTACAGGTAAACAAGATGGAGGGCTTCAACCCAGGAGAGAAGTACAACAGATCCAAATACATACTAAGGATAAAGAAGGACCCGCTCTACTATGAAACATATAAAGGCCTAATTTATTAA
- a CDS encoding thioredoxin family protein: MNGEEKEANPWIDLSEKLEERALYLEKVLKEFIIDVSSTNLDSLLKENRIVFLYFTAEWCGPCINFYKTFKDVATELLVPGVAFGKVDVDAAYSVADKYQVRHIPSILIIADGKVVDTIVGQVGKDELKRRMSTYVGRASK, from the coding sequence TTGAACGGCGAAGAAAAGGAGGCTAACCCCTGGATTGACCTCTCAGAAAAGCTGGAGGAAAGGGCCCTTTACCTGGAGAAGGTATTGAAGGAGTTCATAATAGATGTCAGCTCCACAAACCTTGACTCGCTACTTAAGGAGAACAGGATAGTGTTCCTTTATTTTACAGCTGAGTGGTGCGGCCCCTGCATAAACTTTTATAAGACCTTCAAGGACGTGGCGACAGAGCTGCTGGTGCCCGGAGTCGCCTTCGGCAAAGTTGACGTGGACGCCGCTTATTCCGTTGCAGATAAGTACCAGGTAAGGCACATACCTTCAATACTAATAATAGCTGACGGCAAAGTAGTTGATACCATAGTAGGCCAGGTAGGTAAAGACGAGCTCAAGAGAAGGATGAGCACGTACGTTGGAAGAGCCTCCAAATAG
- a CDS encoding phospho-sugar mutase, giving the protein MPLFGTAGARGPFPEKVNPRLIYDISLTAAKIIAGSKGSAVVGHDSRLTSPLLSLAAASGFMAGGLDTILIGIAPLPVIAHEVKRSRSSLGASISASHNPPIDNGIKLLKKDGMELFRSEEESIENNLGSVHEISWDKVGSFTMETYAVDSYINDALEFIDANSWKRLEKPKVLVDCANGAASIVTPKLLREAGIEKIVSINCNLDGTFPGRLPEPRPDVMASIQPMLESSGAEMLLAHDGDADRLALLVRGLGFVKQDLVIAMLARRKLMDKKGDIVVSVDVGYEVQQVVEKMGGRIVRAPLGRLHEYMTSNTLMAAEPWKLIDPAWGPWPDGIYQALLIVDETMRSGASINELVLSLPSYPSARLSFVVREERDKDLLYTGLSHHIEEAIGAKVVNLLTLDGVRVEGEDGSWILVRKSGTESKVRVYAQATRPARLKEIVDKIKSIALSSAQELNIGLANIEEAISMI; this is encoded by the coding sequence TTGCCGCTGTTCGGGACAGCTGGAGCCAGGGGGCCGTTCCCAGAGAAGGTGAATCCTAGGCTCATATACGACATCTCGCTGACCGCCGCTAAAATAATAGCCGGCTCTAAGGGAAGCGCTGTGGTTGGCCATGACTCAAGACTGACGAGCCCTTTGCTCTCGCTGGCTGCCGCCTCAGGCTTTATGGCTGGGGGGCTTGATACCATCCTTATAGGCATAGCGCCATTACCAGTAATAGCCCATGAGGTCAAGCGCTCCCGATCCTCCCTTGGCGCGTCAATATCTGCTAGCCATAATCCTCCCATTGATAACGGTATAAAGCTGCTGAAAAAGGATGGCATGGAGCTCTTTAGGAGTGAGGAGGAGTCCATTGAAAATAACCTTGGATCCGTTCACGAGATCTCTTGGGACAAGGTAGGATCCTTTACCATGGAAACCTACGCCGTCGATTCGTACATAAACGATGCCTTAGAATTTATAGATGCTAATAGCTGGAAAAGGCTTGAGAAGCCCAAGGTGCTAGTCGACTGCGCCAACGGGGCTGCAAGCATAGTGACCCCAAAGCTGTTGAGGGAAGCTGGCATTGAAAAGATTGTAAGCATAAACTGTAACCTGGATGGGACGTTTCCTGGCAGGCTTCCAGAGCCCAGGCCTGACGTGATGGCTTCTATCCAGCCAATGCTTGAAAGCTCAGGGGCCGAGATGCTGCTTGCCCATGATGGTGATGCTGACAGGCTGGCGCTGCTGGTGAGGGGGCTCGGCTTTGTCAAACAGGACCTCGTAATTGCCATGCTAGCCCGCCGTAAGTTAATGGATAAGAAGGGCGACATAGTCGTCTCAGTAGATGTTGGTTACGAGGTTCAGCAGGTGGTGGAAAAAATGGGAGGCAGAATCGTCAGGGCCCCGCTCGGGAGGTTGCACGAGTATATGACAAGCAACACCCTGATGGCCGCCGAACCTTGGAAGCTTATAGATCCGGCCTGGGGGCCCTGGCCTGATGGCATCTACCAGGCGCTCCTGATAGTTGACGAAACGATGAGAAGCGGCGCCTCAATAAATGAACTGGTGTTATCCCTGCCCTCATACCCTAGTGCGAGGCTCTCCTTTGTAGTGAGGGAGGAACGCGACAAAGATCTCCTATACACGGGCCTCTCGCACCACATAGAAGAGGCCATTGGAGCCAAGGTAGTTAACCTGCTCACGCTGGACGGCGTTAGAGTTGAGGGTGAGGACGGAAGCTGGATACTTGTTAGAAAAAGCGGCACTGAGAGCAAGGTAAGAGTTTATGCCCAGGCGACGAGGCCTGCAAGACTTAAAGAAATAGTTGACAAAATTAAATCCATAGCTTTAAGTTCAGCGCAAGAGCTTAACATAGGTTTAGCCAACATCGAGGAGGCAATAAGCATGATATAG
- a CDS encoding nicotinate phosphoribosyltransferase, translated as MRGRSVVPREPSIFVATKEEITSGEASDIYFKRTQEVLRFANLSDVKVRMEVHLYSNPPEGDWAVYAGLEEALAILKGKPFTVYSVPEGTVFRRKTPLMLIEAPYEAFAPFEAPVLGVLRFESSIATKSARIRVAAGDKLYLFFGLRALHPAVFPAADRAAFIGGADSVSGILSEKYLGLTPQGTMPHALIITVGDQKKAWQLFAELYGDKINIVALADTFDDERMEALTAAELLKEKLWGVRLDTPSSRRGNMHDIVEEVKWTLRLHGYDNVKVIVSGGLDEQEITGLRDVADGFGVGTSVAMPKSVDLSMDIVEVDRGNGWEPISKRGKMPGAKMVYSCGALKHHVVPWSAEPPTCDDSRRAAPLLVKYLDNGKLVRDLPSLDEIRSYVISQLKELKLLQ; from the coding sequence ATGAGGGGGCGAAGCGTAGTGCCCAGGGAGCCAAGCATATTTGTTGCCACCAAGGAGGAGATAACAAGCGGTGAGGCAAGCGACATATATTTCAAGCGCACTCAGGAAGTCCTAAGATTCGCTAACCTGAGCGATGTGAAGGTCAGAATGGAGGTTCACTTGTATAGCAACCCTCCTGAGGGTGACTGGGCGGTTTACGCGGGGTTGGAGGAGGCTCTAGCAATACTTAAGGGCAAGCCTTTCACTGTTTACTCCGTTCCCGAGGGAACAGTTTTCAGGAGAAAGACGCCGCTTATGCTCATAGAGGCTCCATATGAGGCCTTTGCCCCCTTTGAGGCGCCAGTCCTTGGGGTTCTAAGATTTGAGAGCAGCATAGCTACTAAGTCAGCCAGAATACGCGTTGCGGCCGGCGACAAGCTATACCTGTTCTTTGGGTTAAGAGCCTTACACCCTGCGGTGTTTCCGGCTGCCGACAGGGCCGCCTTCATAGGCGGGGCAGATTCGGTGAGCGGCATACTCTCAGAGAAGTACCTAGGGCTCACGCCCCAGGGCACCATGCCTCACGCCTTAATAATAACTGTGGGGGACCAGAAGAAGGCGTGGCAGCTCTTTGCAGAGCTTTACGGCGATAAGATAAACATAGTGGCGCTGGCAGACACCTTTGATGACGAGAGAATGGAGGCCCTCACGGCGGCCGAGCTGCTTAAGGAAAAGCTGTGGGGCGTAAGGCTAGACACGCCCTCCAGCAGGAGGGGTAACATGCATGACATTGTAGAGGAGGTCAAGTGGACGCTTAGGCTGCACGGCTACGACAATGTTAAGGTTATTGTCAGTGGGGGGCTTGATGAGCAAGAGATAACGGGACTCCGCGACGTGGCAGACGGCTTTGGAGTAGGAACAAGCGTAGCCATGCCTAAGAGCGTCGACCTTAGTATGGATATCGTTGAGGTTGACAGGGGTAACGGATGGGAGCCTATTTCGAAGAGGGGCAAGATGCCAGGGGCTAAGATGGTTTACTCCTGCGGCGCATTGAAACACCACGTGGTACCGTGGAGTGCAGAGCCCCCTACATGCGATGATAGCAGGAGGGCGGCTCCCCTGCTGGTTAAGTACTTAGACAATGGAAAGCTCGTGCGCGATCTGCCATCACTTGACGAAATAAGGTCTTACGTTATATCTCAGCTTAAGGAGCTTAAGCTGCTCCAATGA
- a CDS encoding KaiC domain-containing protein produces the protein MTVHIERLSTGVLGIDRMLAGGIPRGFFVAVVGEPGTGKTVFALHYAWQGIKDNDKVIYVTTEESRESIIKQAKMFNMDLDKAVDEGKAIIIDALLKSQNDEWSLEEVDVEALVNKVIEAKRKLGYGRSRLIIDSMSTFWLDKPAMARKYSYAVKRVLYRWDFTVLMTSQYAITTSSAFGWGLEHVADGIIRFGRKVVGGELKRYILVEKMRQTPHDLRVNYIDIKDGEGLVILGPANFSKEDLALPEDVKRRIRSANKDLGP, from the coding sequence ATGACCGTGCACATAGAGAGGCTTTCAACAGGGGTTCTTGGTATAGACAGGATGTTGGCAGGCGGTATACCTAGGGGCTTCTTTGTAGCAGTTGTTGGAGAGCCAGGCACAGGGAAGACCGTTTTTGCGCTTCATTATGCATGGCAGGGTATAAAGGATAACGACAAGGTGATTTATGTAACCACGGAGGAGAGCCGGGAAAGCATAATAAAGCAGGCCAAAATGTTTAACATGGATCTGGATAAGGCTGTTGACGAAGGCAAGGCTATAATAATTGACGCCCTCCTTAAGTCCCAGAACGACGAGTGGTCCCTGGAAGAGGTTGACGTTGAGGCTCTTGTAAACAAAGTAATAGAGGCTAAGAGGAAGCTGGGGTATGGCAGATCAAGGCTGATAATTGACAGTATGAGCACGTTCTGGCTTGACAAGCCTGCTATGGCGAGGAAGTACAGCTATGCCGTAAAGAGGGTCCTCTACAGGTGGGATTTTACCGTGCTCATGACAAGCCAGTACGCTATAACAACGTCCAGCGCCTTTGGGTGGGGGCTTGAACATGTGGCCGATGGCATAATAAGGTTTGGAAGGAAAGTTGTAGGTGGGGAGCTTAAAAGGTACATCTTAGTTGAAAAGATGAGGCAGACCCCTCACGATCTTAGGGTTAATTATATTGACATAAAGGATGGCGAAGGGCTTGTAATACTAGGGCCCGCCAACTTCAGTAAGGAGGATCTGGCGCTACCTGAGGATGTCAAGAGAAGGATAAGGTCTGCAAACAAAGATTTAGGCCCATGA
- a CDS encoding methionine adenosyltransferase: MTRNIVVRQLSQQPIEDTEVELVERKGLGHPDYISDAVAEEASRQLSAYYKEHFGTIMHHNLDKVLLVGGQASPKWGGGDVITPIYIIVSGRATTEVRTSSGIEEVPVGRIIIKAVKDWISRNLRFLDPEVHVVVDYKVGKGSADLRGIFESRTASYRANDTSFGAGFAPLSTLERLVFETERLLNSKEFKSRVPASGEDVKVMGLRRGKSIELTVADAIVSRFVNGPEEYMSVKEEIKDAVLNLASKLAPGYDVKVYINSGDIPEEEVFYLTVTGTSAEHGDDGATGRGNRVNGLITPMRPMSLEAAAGKNPVTHVGKIYNVAAMEIAQLIYAKVPNIREVYVRLLGQIGRPIDDPLIADVSVIPDKGAQLTSDSRQEIASLIDEYMSRLLTLSDRFLKGEVQLY; encoded by the coding sequence GTGACAAGGAACATAGTGGTTAGGCAGTTAAGTCAACAGCCCATAGAGGACACAGAAGTAGAGCTAGTTGAGAGGAAAGGCCTTGGTCATCCCGATTATATAAGTGACGCTGTGGCTGAAGAGGCCAGCAGGCAGCTTAGCGCTTACTATAAGGAGCACTTCGGCACCATAATGCATCATAATCTGGACAAGGTGCTGCTGGTAGGAGGTCAGGCCTCACCCAAGTGGGGAGGAGGTGATGTTATAACTCCTATATACATCATAGTGTCCGGAAGAGCCACGACGGAGGTCAGAACTTCGTCGGGAATAGAGGAGGTTCCAGTGGGAAGGATTATAATAAAGGCAGTGAAGGACTGGATATCAAGAAATCTCAGGTTCCTTGACCCCGAGGTCCATGTAGTGGTTGATTATAAGGTAGGGAAAGGCAGCGCGGACCTCAGGGGAATATTCGAGTCGAGAACCGCATCTTACAGGGCGAACGATACCAGCTTCGGAGCGGGCTTCGCGCCCCTCAGCACGCTTGAGAGGCTGGTCTTTGAGACCGAGAGATTGCTCAACAGCAAGGAGTTCAAGTCAAGGGTTCCAGCCTCAGGCGAGGACGTCAAAGTAATGGGTCTCAGGAGGGGCAAGAGCATAGAGCTGACAGTAGCTGATGCCATAGTCAGCCGTTTTGTGAATGGTCCGGAAGAGTACATGAGCGTGAAGGAGGAGATAAAGGACGCCGTGCTTAATCTAGCAAGCAAGCTGGCACCGGGCTATGACGTGAAGGTTTACATAAACAGCGGCGATATACCTGAAGAGGAGGTCTTCTACCTTACAGTCACGGGAACCAGCGCTGAGCATGGGGACGACGGAGCCACAGGAAGAGGCAACAGAGTTAACGGGCTGATAACTCCCATGAGACCTATGAGCCTCGAGGCAGCGGCTGGCAAGAACCCTGTAACCCACGTAGGCAAGATTTACAATGTGGCAGCTATGGAGATCGCACAGCTGATATACGCTAAGGTGCCCAACATAAGGGAGGTCTATGTAAGGCTCCTCGGACAGATAGGGAGGCCCATAGACGACCCGCTAATAGCCGACGTGTCTGTAATACCGGACAAGGGCGCTCAGCTCACCTCTGACTCCAGGCAAGAAATCGCCAGCCTCATCGACGAGTACATGTCCAGACTGCTAACGCTCTCGGACAGGTTCCTTAAGGGGGAGGTACAGCTCTATTAG